In Candidatus Roseilinea sp., one DNA window encodes the following:
- a CDS encoding dienelactone hydrolase — protein sequence MHWLKRILLGLGGVLLALMALLVGSVLVDTLLSHGRLDALTNMRIPNPNGPEIRAYVARPSAPGPHPTVIMIHEFWGLKPEILGKADALAQEGYIVVAPDLFRGITTSWIPRAIFNVISNPPAQVDGDLDAVYRWAASQPDVQADRIALMGFCFGGGTSIRYAVTNPSVAATIVFYGTPVTDPERLKGLGGPVLGIFGGADASIPIGIVNAFQEGLKAAGVPHQITVYDSQPHAFVTDMEAIRRGGAPGQAWDEFVYFLEQTLKRASNGSSLPGYVRRIALDCVVPGKPEDALHVVNHLHAWLPNR from the coding sequence ATGCATTGGCTTAAACGGATCTTGCTTGGCCTAGGCGGTGTGCTACTTGCCCTTATGGCGCTGCTCGTGGGTTCGGTCCTCGTGGACACGCTGCTCAGCCACGGTCGCCTGGATGCGCTGACCAATATGCGCATCCCTAACCCGAACGGCCCCGAAATCCGCGCCTATGTCGCCCGACCGAGCGCACCGGGTCCTCATCCAACCGTGATCATGATTCACGAGTTCTGGGGATTAAAGCCAGAGATCCTCGGCAAGGCCGATGCGTTGGCGCAGGAGGGCTACATCGTTGTCGCGCCCGACCTTTTTCGCGGCATCACGACGAGCTGGATTCCGCGCGCCATCTTCAACGTGATCTCCAACCCTCCGGCACAGGTAGATGGCGATTTGGACGCCGTTTATCGCTGGGCGGCGTCGCAGCCCGATGTGCAGGCCGATCGCATCGCGCTGATGGGCTTCTGCTTTGGTGGGGGCACGTCCATTCGCTACGCCGTGACCAATCCCAGCGTAGCGGCGACGATCGTGTTCTATGGCACGCCGGTGACCGATCCGGAGCGGTTGAAAGGGCTGGGTGGGCCGGTGCTCGGCATCTTTGGCGGCGCCGATGCATCTATTCCCATCGGCATCGTGAACGCTTTTCAGGAGGGGTTGAAGGCCGCCGGTGTGCCGCATCAGATCACCGTGTACGACAGTCAGCCTCACGCTTTTGTCACGGATATGGAAGCGATTCGTCGAGGCGGCGCGCCTGGCCAGGCCTGGGATGAGTTTGTGTACTTCCTGGAGCAGACGTTGAAGAGAGCTTCGAACGGCAGTTCGCTGCCCGGCTATGTCCGCCGGATCGCGCTGGATTGCGTCGTGCCTGGCAAGCCGGAGGACGCGCTCCATGTTGTGAACCACCTGCATGCCTGGTTGCCGAATCGCTAG
- the rocF gene encoding arginase, with protein sequence MAHHIHIIGVPMDLGQRRRGVDMGPSVIRYAGLHQQLRALGHTITDSGNIAVPLPETVPLDSDKARHLHSIAGVCRDIYNAAHDINARGEIALFLGGDHSLSIGTVSAITAQEDHIGVLWVDAHGDFNTPEITPSGNVHGMSLAALMGLGAPELTNIGRPGVKIKPEQAVILGARDLDPLEKVALREHGVRVLTMRDVDERGIAAVTHTALAYLQSCRRIHVSLDMDALDPAEAPGVGTPVTGGLSYREAHLLMEILHDSGKVTSLDIVEINPILDERNRTAKLAVELTASLFGKTIF encoded by the coding sequence ATGGCGCATCACATTCACATCATCGGCGTGCCGATGGACCTCGGCCAGCGCCGGCGCGGCGTGGACATGGGGCCGAGTGTCATCCGCTACGCCGGCCTGCACCAACAGTTGCGCGCACTTGGCCACACCATCACCGACAGCGGCAACATCGCCGTGCCGTTGCCAGAGACCGTGCCGCTCGACTCGGACAAGGCGCGCCACCTGCACAGCATCGCCGGCGTGTGCCGCGACATCTATAACGCCGCCCACGATATCAACGCGCGCGGCGAGATCGCGCTCTTCCTCGGCGGCGACCATTCGCTCAGCATCGGCACCGTGTCGGCCATTACCGCGCAGGAGGACCACATCGGCGTGCTGTGGGTGGATGCGCACGGCGACTTCAACACGCCGGAGATCACGCCCAGCGGCAACGTGCATGGCATGTCGCTGGCCGCGTTGATGGGACTCGGCGCGCCGGAACTCACCAACATTGGCCGGCCGGGCGTGAAGATCAAGCCGGAACAGGCCGTCATCCTGGGCGCGCGCGACCTCGACCCTCTAGAGAAAGTCGCCTTGCGCGAGCACGGCGTGCGCGTGCTCACCATGCGCGATGTAGACGAGCGCGGGATCGCCGCCGTTACGCATACCGCACTGGCATATCTGCAAAGTTGCCGGCGCATCCATGTCAGCCTGGACATGGACGCGCTCGACCCGGCCGAAGCACCCGGCGTGGGCACACCGGTGACAGGTGGCCTGTCCTACCGCGAAGCGCACCTGCTGATGGAGATCCTGCACGATAGCGGCAAGGTCACCTCGCTCGACATCGTTGAGATCAACCCGATCTTGGACGAGCGCAACCGCACGGCTAAGCTGGCCGTGGAACTGACCGCCTCGTTGTTCGGCAAAACGATCTTCTGA
- the queA gene encoding S-adenosylmethionine:tRNA ribosyltransferase-isomerase, whose product MHISELDYELPPELIAQHPVEPRDASRLLVCDRATQTHQHRHFYDLPEFLRPGDLLVANDTSVINARLHGRKPTGGQVEVLLLRKLDDVTWEALVGGRNVRQIVFPAVESDGVRISAEAVARPGEAVVTVRFSEPIEPYLDVLGETPLPPYIHEKLSDPSRYQTVYARVAGSAAAPTAGLHFTPQLLERIQAMGVQIAFVTLHVGLDTFKPIEEETVEAHKIHTEWCELPPATADAIGSARTRGGRVIAVGTTSARVLETWGLASREWAAAERLPTPHASPAYRGFTSLYITPGYQWKVVDALITNFHLPRSTLLAMIGAFMGMDFMRCTYALAIRERYRFYSFGDAMLIL is encoded by the coding sequence ATGCACATCTCAGAACTCGACTACGAACTGCCGCCGGAGCTGATCGCGCAGCACCCGGTCGAGCCGCGGGATGCATCGCGCCTGTTGGTGTGCGACCGCGCAACGCAGACGCATCAGCACCGGCATTTCTATGACCTGCCGGAATTTCTGCGCCCCGGTGACCTGCTCGTCGCCAACGATACGAGCGTGATCAATGCCCGGTTGCACGGCCGCAAGCCAACCGGCGGCCAGGTAGAAGTGTTGCTCCTGCGCAAACTGGACGATGTGACGTGGGAGGCGCTGGTCGGCGGGCGCAACGTGCGGCAGATCGTCTTCCCAGCAGTCGAAAGCGATGGGGTACGAATCAGCGCCGAAGCCGTCGCGCGTCCCGGCGAGGCCGTCGTCACCGTGCGCTTCAGCGAGCCGATCGAGCCATACCTCGATGTCTTGGGCGAAACGCCGTTACCACCCTACATCCATGAGAAGCTGAGCGATCCATCGCGCTACCAGACCGTCTATGCGCGCGTGGCCGGCTCGGCGGCTGCGCCGACGGCCGGCTTGCATTTCACGCCGCAATTGCTCGAACGCATACAGGCGATGGGTGTGCAGATTGCCTTCGTCACCCTACACGTCGGCCTGGACACGTTCAAGCCGATCGAAGAAGAGACGGTGGAAGCGCACAAGATTCACACCGAGTGGTGCGAGCTACCGCCGGCCACGGCCGATGCAATCGGCTCAGCGCGCACGAGAGGCGGGCGGGTCATCGCCGTGGGAACGACGAGCGCGCGGGTGCTGGAAACGTGGGGCTTGGCAAGTCGGGAATGGGCTGCGGCAGAAAGACTCCCCACTCCCCACGCCTCACCTGCCTACCGGGGTTTCACCAGCCTGTACATCACACCCGGCTATCAATGGAAGGTGGTGGACGCGCTCATCACCAACTTTCACCTGCCGCGCAGCACGCTGCTGGCGATGATCGGTGCGTTCATGGGGATGGACTTCATGCGCTGCACCTACGCGTTGGCGATTCGGGAACGCTACCGCTTCTACTCGTTTGGCGACGCCATGCTGATCTTGTAA
- a CDS encoding peroxiredoxin, producing MAVSKAEATWRGTLKEGAGEMSVGTGFIKQAPFTFASRFEGDAKGTNPEELIGAAHAGCFSMFLSAQLTNAGFTPTRIHTTATVHLEAGPTIAKIELETEAEVPGLDEQTFMEKVEVSKQNCPVSKALAAVPEVTVKAQLV from the coding sequence ATGGCTGTATCGAAAGCTGAAGCGACCTGGCGCGGCACGTTGAAGGAAGGGGCCGGTGAGATGTCCGTGGGCACGGGCTTCATCAAGCAGGCGCCGTTCACGTTCGCCTCGCGCTTCGAAGGCGACGCCAAAGGCACCAACCCGGAAGAACTGATCGGCGCGGCGCACGCCGGCTGCTTCTCGATGTTCCTCTCGGCGCAGCTCACCAACGCCGGCTTCACGCCGACGCGCATCCACACGACCGCGACGGTGCACTTGGAAGCCGGCCCGACGATCGCCAAGATCGAGCTGGAGACCGAAGCCGAGGTACCCGGCCTGGACGAGCAGACTTTCATGGAGAAGGTGGAAGTCTCCAAGCAGAACTGCCCGGTCTCGAAGGCACTGGCTGCCGTGCCGGAAGTGACCGTCAAAGCGCAGCTGGTCTAA
- a CDS encoding protein involved in biosynthesis of mitomycin antibiotics/polyketide fumonisin, whose product MNPTRHPSSSEIASFFNEHGYYLARGVFSPDEVAELERDFDRIVQQLMRSEEQINARWKGPEVEKLGALDTIVYHTHQVQQYSAVWHRALLHDRFLDIAEAILGPDIVLHHTKLFHKPAEKGAPFPMHQDWPYFPTEKDTMMAGVIHVSDATDEMGCFRVYPGSHKRGRMTGTWGQSVSEILLNEYPIEKATVVEAQAGDVLFFHYFTVHGSMPNRSNKVRKTVLVQMHAGDDRVEEGNMHPNEALVLRGWNYHMTRDRANRAEVMLNR is encoded by the coding sequence ATGAACCCCACTCGACATCCATCCTCATCTGAAATCGCGAGTTTCTTCAACGAGCATGGCTACTACCTCGCCCGCGGCGTGTTCTCGCCGGACGAGGTGGCCGAGCTGGAACGCGACTTCGACCGCATCGTCCAGCAACTGATGCGCAGCGAGGAGCAGATCAACGCGCGCTGGAAAGGGCCGGAAGTGGAGAAGCTCGGCGCGCTCGATACGATCGTGTATCACACCCATCAGGTGCAGCAGTACTCGGCAGTTTGGCATCGCGCCTTGCTGCACGACCGGTTCCTCGACATCGCCGAGGCGATCCTAGGTCCGGACATCGTGCTTCATCACACCAAGCTCTTTCACAAGCCGGCGGAGAAGGGCGCGCCCTTCCCGATGCATCAGGACTGGCCATACTTCCCGACGGAGAAGGACACCATGATGGCCGGCGTCATCCACGTCTCCGACGCCACCGACGAGATGGGCTGCTTTCGCGTGTATCCCGGCAGCCACAAACGCGGGCGGATGACCGGAACGTGGGGGCAGTCAGTCTCCGAGATCCTGCTGAACGAATATCCGATCGAGAAAGCGACGGTAGTCGAGGCGCAGGCCGGCGACGTGCTGTTCTTCCACTACTTCACCGTTCACGGTTCGATGCCCAACCGGTCGAACAAGGTGCGCAAGACGGTGCTGGTGCAAATGCACGCCGGCGACGACCGCGTGGAAGAGGGCAACATGCACCCGAACGAGGCGCTGGTGCTGCGCGGCTGGAACTATCACATGACGCGCGACCGAGCAAACCGCGCGGAGGTTATGCTGAACCGGTAA